From Astyanax mexicanus isolate ESR-SI-001 chromosome 11, AstMex3_surface, whole genome shotgun sequence, the proteins below share one genomic window:
- the glra2 gene encoding glycine receptor subunit alpha-2 isoform X3 encodes MDYRVNIFLRQKWNDPRLAYSEYPDPSLDLDPSMLDSIWKPDLFFANEKGANFHDVTTDNKLLRISKDGTVLYSIRLTLILSCPMDLKNFPMDVQTCTMQLESFGYTMNDLIFEWLDEGPVQVAEGLTLPQFIMREEKELGYCTKHYNTGKFTCIEVKFKLERQMGYYLIQMYIPSLLIVILSWVSFWINMDAAPARVALGITTVLTMTTQSSGSRASLPKVSYVKAIDIWMAVCLLFVFAALLEYAGVNFVSRQQKEFLRLKRRQKRNLKEEELREGRFHFSGYSMAPCMKDGTVVKSATANAIQQPSALRDAEHNRKKFVDRAKRIDTISRAAFPLAFLIFNIFYWITYKIIRHGTTTKV; translated from the exons GACTACAGAGTGAACATCTTCCTGAGGCAGAAGTGGAACGACCCCCGGCTCGCCTACAGCGAGTATCCGGACCCCTCGCTGGATCTGGATCCGTCCATGTTGGATTCGATCTGGAAGCCTGACCTGTTCTTCGCCAACGAGAAAGGAGCCAACTTTCACGACGTCACGACAGACAACAAGCTTCTGAGGATCTCCAAGGATGGAACGGTTCTCTACAGCATCAG GCTGACCTTAATCCTGTCCTGCCCGATGGATCTGAAGAACTTCCCCATGGACGTTCAGACCTGCACCATGCAGCTGGAGAGCT TCGGCTACACCATGAACGACCTGATTTTCGAGTGGCTGGACGAGGGGCCTGTGCAGGTAGCGGAGGGTCTGACCCTTCCTCAGTTCATCATGAGAGAGGAGAAGGAGCTGGGCTACTGCACCAAACACTACAACACAG GTAAGTTTACCTGCATTGAGGTGAAATTTAAGCTGGAGAGGCAGATGGGCTACTACCTGATCCAGATGTACATCCCCAGCCTGCTCATAGTCATCCTCTCCTGGGTCTCCTTCTGGATCAACATGGACGCCGCTCCGGCCCGCGTGGCCCTGGGCATCACCACCGTCCTCACCATGACCACCCAGAGCTCCGGCTCCAGAGCCTCACTGCCCAAG GTTTCCTATGTGAAGGCTATAGACATCTGGATGGCCGTGTGTCTGCTGTTCGTCTTCGCTGCTTTGCTGGAATACGCAGGAGTGAACTTTGTATCCAGGCAACAGAAAGAGTTCCTCCGGCTGAAGCGAAGGCAAAAGAGAAATCTCAAG GAGGAAGAACTGAGGGAGGGACGTTTCCACTTCTCCGGCTACAGCATGGCTCCGTGCATGAAGGACGGCACGGTGGTGAAAAGCGCCACGGCCAACGCCATCCAGCAGCCGTCCGCCCTGAGGGATGCCGAGCACAACAGGAAGAAGTTTGTGGACAGAGCGAAGAGGATCGACACAATCTCCAGAGCGGCCTTCCCTCTGGCCTTCCTTATCTTCAACATCTTCTACTGGATCACTTACAAAATAATCCGGCACGGGACCACCACCAAAGTGTAG